GCCCCGACGACGTACGAGGGCGAGAACACCACGCATCTGACGGCGGCCGACAAGTGGGGGAACGTCGTCGCCTACACGCTCACCATCGAGCAGACCGGCGGCAGCGGCATCACGGTCCCCGGCCGCGGGTTCATCCTCAACAACGAGTTGACGGACTTCTCCTTCGCCCCGGCCAACCCGGCCGTGCACGACCCGAACCTGCCGGGTCCGGGCAAGCGGCCGCGCTCGTCCATCTCGCCGACGATCGTGCTCGACCAGCACGACAAGCCGGTGGTGGCGCTGGGTTCGCCCGGTGGCGCGACCATCATCACGACCGTGCTGCAGACGCTGACCGGGTTCCTCGACCGGCGGCTGCCGCTGGTCGACGCGATCGCCGCGCCGCGCGCCAGCCAGCGCAACGTGGCCCAGACCGAGCTCGAACCCGGCCTGTACGGCAGCGAGGTGCGCAAGCAACTGGAGGCCATCGGGCACTCCTTCAAACAGAACCCGGAGATCGGCGCGACCACGGGCGTGCAACGCCTGCCCAACGGCAAGTGGCTGGCCGCCGCCGAGAAGGTACGGCGGGGCGGCGGCTCGGCGATGGTGGTGTATCCGGCGTCGTAGCGCTGCCGGGTGCGGTCACAACTCGGGGGCGGGCGGCAGATCTTCCGTACGGAACGTGAGCTGCCCGCCCTCGACGTCCACCGTCACCCGGCCGCCCTCCTCGATCCGGCCGTCCAGGAGCAGCCGGGACAGCTGGTTGTCGACCTCGCGCTGGATGGTGCGGCGCAGTGGCCGGGCGCCGTACTCGGGCTGGTAGCCGTGCTCGGCCAGCCAGTCGACGGCCGGGTCGGTGAAGTCGACCGAGATGCCCTGCGCGTGCAGCAGACGGCGGGTCTTCTCCAGCAGCAGGTTGGTGATCTGCCGCAACTGCTCGGCGGTGAGCTGGCGGAAGACGACGATCTCGTCGACGCGGTTGAGGAACTCGGGCCGGAAGTGCTCGCGCAGCGGCCGCAGGATCTGCTCGCGCCGCGCCTCCTCGTCCGCGTCGGCACCGCCCGCCCCGAAGCCGATGCCGGCACCGCGCCGGGTGATCGCCTCGGAGCCCAGGTTGCTGGTCATCACGATGACCGTGTTGGTGAAGTCCACCGTCCGGCCCTGCGCGTCGGTCAGCCGGCCGTCGTCGAGGACCTGGAGGAGGATGTTGAAGACGTCCGGGTGCGCCTTCTCCACCTCGTCGAGGAGAAGCAGCGAGTACGGGTGCCGGCGCACGACCTCGGTGAGCTGCCCGGCCTCCTCGTGGCCGACGTATCCGGGCGGGGCGCCGACCAGGCGGCTGACGGTGTGCCGCTCCTGGTACTCGCTCATGTCCAGGCGGACCATCCGCTCCTCGCTGCTGAACAGGGCCTCCGCGAGCGCCCGGGCCAGCTCGGTCTTGCCGACGCCGGTCGGGCCGAGGAACATGAAGCTGCCGATCGGCCGGTCGGGGCTCGCGAGCCCGGCCCGGGAGCGCAGCACCGCGTCGGCGACGACCCGGACCGCCTCGTCCTGACCGATGACCCGCTCGTGCAGATGCTCCTCCAGGCCGAGCAGGCGGTCCTTCTCCTCCTCGGTGAGGCTGCTGACCGGGATGCCCGTCTGCCGGGAGACGACCTCCGCGATCGCCTCGGCGGTGACCTCCAGGTCCATGCCCTCGTCGACTTCCTCGTCGCCGGTGGCCTCGACGATCCGCTTCTTCAACTCGCCGATGCGGTCGCGCAGCTGCGTGGCCTGCTCGTACTGCTCGTCCGCGACCGCCTGGTCCTTGTCCCGGGTCAGCTGCTCGACCTCGCGCTCCATGGTCCGTACGTCCGTGCCCTTGGTGCGGGCGCGCAGCCGGACCCGGGCGCCGGCCTGGTCGATCAGGTCGATGGCCTTGTCCGGCAGACGGCGGTCGGTGAGATAGCGGTCGGACATCTCGACGGCGGCCACCAGCGCCTCGTCGGCGTAACGGACCTGGTGGTGGGCCTCGTAGCGGTCGCTCAGCCCGCGCAGGATCTCGATCGTGTCCGCGACGGACGGTTCGGGCACCAGGATCGGCTGGAAGCGGCGGGCCAGCGCCGCGTCCTTCTCGATCCGGCGGAACTCCTCCAGCGTGGTCGCGCCCACGATGTGCAACTCGCCGCGTGCCAAGGCCGGCTTGAGGATGTTGCCGGCGTCCATGGCCCCGCCCTCGCCGCCGCCTCCGGCGCCGACGACGGTGTGCAACTCGTCGATGAAGACGATCAGTTGGTCGGAGTGGGCGCGGATCTCGCCCACGATGTTGTTGAGCCGCTCCTCGAAGTCGCCCCGGTAGCGGGTGCCCGCGACCACGCCGGTGAGGTCCAGGGCGACCACCCGTCGCCCGCTGAGCACGTCCGGCACGTCACCGTCGGCGATGCGCTGGGCGAGCCCTTCGACGATCGCCGTCTTGCCGACGCCCGCGTCTCCGATGAGCACCGGGTTGTTCTTGCCGCGCCGGGAGAGCACCTCGATGGTCTGTTCGATCTCCTCGTCCCGTCCGATCACCGGGTCGATACGGCCCTGGCGGGCCAGGTCGGTGAGATCGCGGCCGTACTTGTCCAGGGTGGGTGTGTCCGCGGTGCGCGGCCGTTCGCTGCGCGCCTGTGTGGTGTCCGGTGCCGCCTCGGGCGGCAGGCCGGAGGGTGCGAAGCGGGCCGAGTTGAGGATGTGCCCGGCCGCCGAGTCGGGGTTCGAGGCGAGCGCGCTGAGAACGTGCTCCGGGCCGATGTACCCGGCGCCGCGCGCCCGGGCCAGGTCGTGCGCGTCCAGCAGGGCGCGCTTGGCGGCCGGGGTCAGTGACAGCGAGGTCGGCGGCGGTGCCTCGCCCGGCGGGTGCTGGGCGGGGCCGGAGCGCTCGTCGATCTCCGTGGCCAGTGAGTCGGGATCCGCGCCGGCGCGGCTGAGTAGACTCCGGGTCGGCTCGGCGGACAGCGCGGCCCGCAACAGGTGCTGGGTGTCCAGATCCCGGCTGCCGTGCTCGGCGGCGTACTGGGCGGCGCCCCGCACCAGCTCCCGGGCGGGCTGGCTCAGCAGCCGTCCGATGTCGATCTGGCGGGGACCGGGGCGCGGTCCGCCGAAGAAGCGTGCGAGGAATTCTCCGAAGGGGTCGTAGCCCTCTGGGCCGGTGAAGCCGCTGGTCATGGCGTTCCCATCCGGCGTCCCTGCGCGGGCAGGGTCGCCCTCGCTGATCGACGTGCCGGAGTCGGGTAACCCGGGTGGAACCTGGTTACACCTGGGGCGCGCGTTCGTAGAACACCTTCGCACGATCGGTGGCCGGGGGCACCTCCAGAGAGCCGCCCGCGGCCCCGACAGCGGTACGGACCGGTCAGCGTGCCGTCAGGATGCGCGGTCCCGACTCCGTGATCGCCACGGTGTGCTCGGCGTGCGCCGCCCGGGAGCCGTCGTTCGTACGCAGGGTCCAGCCGTCCGGCGCCGCGTGGTAGCCGTCCGTGCCGCCGCCGATGACCATCGGTTCGATGGCGAGGACCATGCCGTGCCGCAGGGGGAGGCCACGCCCCGGCCGGCCCTCGTTCGGGACCGGCGGGTCCTCGTGCATACGGCGTCCGATGCCGTGGCCACCGAAGCCGTCCGGGATGCCGTACCCCGCCGCGCGGCACACCGAGCCGATCGCGTGCCCGATGTCGCCGATGCGGTTGCCCACCACCGCCGCCTCGATGCCCGCGGCGAGCGCCCGCTCGGCCGTCTCGATCAGGCGCAGGTCGGCCGCGCGGGCCCTGCCCACCACGAAGCTGATCGCCGAGTCGCCCGCCCAGCCGCCCAGCTCGGCGCCGCAGTCGATGGAGACCAGGTCGCCGTCGCGCAGCCGGTAACGCGTCGGGATGCCGTGCACGATCGCGTCGTTCACGGAGGCGCAGACGACGGCCGGGAAGGCCGTCGGTGCGAACGAGGGCCGGTAGCCGAGGAACGGCGAGCCCGCCCCCGCCTCACGCAGCACGTCGTGCGCCACCTCGTTCAGCTCCAGCAGGGAGACGCCCACGTCAGCGGCTTTTCGTACGGCCGTCAGGGCGCGGCCGACGACCTGGCCCGCCTCGTACATGGCGTCGATCGATGTGTCTGTCTTCAGCTCAACCATGCCAATTACTATACCGGTATTACAATGACGGCATGGTGCGCACCCCTCTCACCCCCGAAGAGCGCGAACGCGGCGAGCGGCTCGGCCGGCTGCTGCGTGAGGCCCGCGGCGGCCGCAGCATGACCGACGTCGCGGCGAGCGCCGGAATCTCCGCGGAGACCCTCCGGAAAATCGAGACGGGCCGCGCGCCGACGCCGGCGTTCTTCACGGTGGCGGCGCTGGCCCGGGCCCTCGGGCTGTCGATGGACGACTTGGCGGGGCGGTGCGTGCTGGTCGGGTTGTGAAGCAAGTGCGAAGGCCGCCGCACGTCACGTTTCGGCAGGCCGGGCGTACTATGCGTCCGGTCGGAAAACTTCCTGTAGCGCTCCTGTAACACGGCTGGTGTTGCCTTACGGACCGGAGTGCTCCGGTCTGGTGGGAGTTGGGCGATGACTCTGGATCAACTCCCCAGTCAAGTGCGGGAGTTCGCGAACTACCTGGACGGCCTGCTGGCACGCCTGGACCAAGGTGCCGGTTGGTGCGGGGTGTTCTGGCAGCGCGACCCGGACGGCATGCAGGCCTGCCTCGACGGGCGTGAGGTGCCGCCCTGGGACGTCGTGGAGGCGCTGCTGCAGGACCTGGCCGCGCAGTACGGCCCCGGTGGCGCCGGTCCGGAGGTCGAACGCGCCCGCGCCCTGCACGCCGCCGCGCTCGTCGCGTACGACGCCCGGCCCGGCGGGCGGGACGCCCTCGGTGACCGGTTCGACGTGATGCTCCGCGAGCAGCGGTACGCCGCCGAACGACAGGCGGAACTGGGCCGGCTGCTCGCCTCCGCCACCACCCAGGAGGCGGCCGACGCCATCCGCCTCGACCTCGCCTGGGCCCGCGACGACCACGAACGCGCGACCCGCCGCTGCGCCGAACTCCGGTCCCGCCTGGCAGAACTGGACCGACGCTCGACCGAGAACCAGGCACAGACGATCCGACGCGGGCAGGCCGGGGACGGGGCCGTGTTCCGCGTCGGGGGTGAAGGGGGCGAGGCGGGCCGGGGCGAAGCCGGGGCGCGCGGGGGCGGCTCTTATGGCGCGGGGTCGGGCGGGCGTGATGCGTACGGTGGGCGGCCGGACGCGCGCGAGTCGTATGGCGGGCAGGCCGGCGTGGGCGGGTCGCGTGGCGTGGGGTCGGGTGGGCGTGAGGGGTACGGCGGGCGGCCGGATACGCGTGATGCGTATGGCGGGCAGTCGGGCACGCGCGAGTCGCATGGCGTGGGGTCGGATGGGCGCGAGTCGTATGGCGGGCAGGCCGGCATGGGCGAGTCGCGTGGCCTGGGGTCGGGTGGGCGTGAGGGGTACGGCGGGCGGCCGGATACGCGTGATGCGTACGGCGGGCAGTCGGGCACGCGCGAGTCGCATGGCGTGGGGTCGGATGGGCGCGAGTCGTATGGCGGGCAGGCCGGCATGGGCGAGTCGCGTGGCCTGGGGTCGGGTGGGCGTGAGGGGTACGGCGGGCGACCGGACGCGCGTGATGCGTATGGCGGGCAGTCGAGCACGCGCGAGTCGCATGGCGTGGGGTCGGAGGGGCGTGAGGCGTACGGCGGGCAGTCGGACGCCCGCGACCTGTACGACAGGCTGCCGAACACGCGCGATACGCACGGTGCGGGGCCGCGCACGCACGAGTCGTACGCCGAGCAGACGGACACACGGGAGTCGTACGGCGAGCGAGCGGGCGGGTACGGCGGGCACGGCGGGTACGGACCCTCCGGCGCGCGAGCCGACACCGGCACCGCAGACCCCTCGTACGAGTCCGAGTTCCCCGACATACCGCAGCAGCGCGACGCGCGGTCCGCCGCCGAGGCGACCGCCCGGCGTGAGAGGGAGCGGGCCCGTGGCTGGGCCGCGGACACGCATGACACCCGCGCGGGCATGCGTGACCCCGGCCACGAGAACTCCGCCCGCCTGTCCGCTCCTGGCACAGCCGCCGACGAGGGGATGACCGGTCTGCACGGCGGACCTGGTGCCTACGGTCCCGCCCAGGCCACCAACCCGGAGCAGGATCCCCGCTTCCCCGCTCCGGCGGAGCAGGCGCCCGCCCCGCCCCAGCCGGCCCCCACCTCCAAGCAGCGCAAGCGGCGCCGTGGCAGTGCCCGCTTTGCCGGGATGGTCGAGGAGGAGGCCGCCCCCGTCGTCGTACCGCCGACTGCCGTGCCGGATCTGCCCACCGCGCCCGCCGCCACCCGCCGTACCCTCCGCGGGGCCCGGTTCGCCGGGGCCGACAAGTCGGGCGCGCGGCCGGAGCCGCAGGCCGAGCCGCTGGACACGGCGGACCGGCGGGAGACCGCCGAGACCGTGGAGCGGCTGGTACGGCTGCGTGGCGAGGGCCGCAGCGGTGAGGCGCACGCCCTGCTGGCCGAGATCGCGTACTGGCCCGCCGCCCGCTACCCGCTGCTCGCCGCCGAGATGCAGCGGGCCGGACTCGGCGCCGACTGGGCGACCCTGCTGTGGGAGGCCGCCTCGCTGCCCGCCGACCGGCTCGTCGCCGCCGCCGACGCGCTGGTCGAGGCCGGGCGCGGCACCGACGGGGAGCAGATCCTGCGGCAGGGCGTCGCGCGCCCCGCCGTCGAGATCGGGCAGGCGGTGCTCGCGCTGGCCGCCGACGGCCGCCGCCGCGAGATCCGCGCGCTCCTCGACGCCTACGTCCGCGTCCGCACCCCGGAGGAGGCCGCCCGCAGCGCCGATCCCGACCCGCAGACGCTGGTCCCGCTCCTGGTGGAGGCCGCCCAGGGTGTCTCGGACGAGCGCCACTGGGACCTGGTCCACGCCCTGCGGGTCGCCGGACACCCGGCCTGAGAGCCGGACGGGCCCCGGCCCGCCACTCCTCTCACCGGCCCGCGACATCCACCCGCATCACCGGCCCGTGACTTTCACCCACAGGAGGGTGAAACGTGATCGACTCCGCGGGTTAACGACGATGGTCTTGGCAAGCCTGCCGGGGAGGCTTACGTTCGTGCCTCTACGACCTGCGTCTACGGGCGTAGAGGCTCTGACGTCACCGTCGAAGGAGCAGCTCATGGCCAACGTCGTACGTGCCGCTCTGGTCCAGGCCACCTGGACCGGCGACACCGAGTCCATGGTGGCGAAACACGAGGAGCACGCCCGCGAGGCGGCCCGCCAGGGAGCGAAGATCATCGGCTTCCAGGAAGTCTTCAACAGCCCCTACTTCTGTCAGGTCCAGGA
The nucleotide sequence above comes from Streptomyces sp. NL15-2K. Encoded proteins:
- a CDS encoding helix-turn-helix transcriptional regulator — translated: MVRTPLTPEERERGERLGRLLREARGGRSMTDVAASAGISAETLRKIETGRAPTPAFFTVAALARALGLSMDDLAGRCVLVGL
- a CDS encoding ATP-dependent Clp protease ATP-binding subunit, with product MTSGFTGPEGYDPFGEFLARFFGGPRPGPRQIDIGRLLSQPARELVRGAAQYAAEHGSRDLDTQHLLRAALSAEPTRSLLSRAGADPDSLATEIDERSGPAQHPPGEAPPPTSLSLTPAAKRALLDAHDLARARGAGYIGPEHVLSALASNPDSAAGHILNSARFAPSGLPPEAAPDTTQARSERPRTADTPTLDKYGRDLTDLARQGRIDPVIGRDEEIEQTIEVLSRRGKNNPVLIGDAGVGKTAIVEGLAQRIADGDVPDVLSGRRVVALDLTGVVAGTRYRGDFEERLNNIVGEIRAHSDQLIVFIDELHTVVGAGGGGEGGAMDAGNILKPALARGELHIVGATTLEEFRRIEKDAALARRFQPILVPEPSVADTIEILRGLSDRYEAHHQVRYADEALVAAVEMSDRYLTDRRLPDKAIDLIDQAGARVRLRARTKGTDVRTMEREVEQLTRDKDQAVADEQYEQATQLRDRIGELKKRIVEATGDEEVDEGMDLEVTAEAIAEVVSRQTGIPVSSLTEEEKDRLLGLEEHLHERVIGQDEAVRVVADAVLRSRAGLASPDRPIGSFMFLGPTGVGKTELARALAEALFSSEERMVRLDMSEYQERHTVSRLVGAPPGYVGHEEAGQLTEVVRRHPYSLLLLDEVEKAHPDVFNILLQVLDDGRLTDAQGRTVDFTNTVIVMTSNLGSEAITRRGAGIGFGAGGADADEEARREQILRPLREHFRPEFLNRVDEIVVFRQLTAEQLRQITNLLLEKTRRLLHAQGISVDFTDPAVDWLAEHGYQPEYGARPLRRTIQREVDNQLSRLLLDGRIEEGGRVTVDVEGGQLTFRTEDLPPAPEL
- the map gene encoding type I methionyl aminopeptidase; this encodes MVELKTDTSIDAMYEAGQVVGRALTAVRKAADVGVSLLELNEVAHDVLREAGAGSPFLGYRPSFAPTAFPAVVCASVNDAIVHGIPTRYRLRDGDLVSIDCGAELGGWAGDSAISFVVGRARAADLRLIETAERALAAGIEAAVVGNRIGDIGHAIGSVCRAAGYGIPDGFGGHGIGRRMHEDPPVPNEGRPGRGLPLRHGMVLAIEPMVIGGGTDGYHAAPDGWTLRTNDGSRAAHAEHTVAITESGPRILTAR